Proteins encoded by one window of Juglans regia cultivar Chandler chromosome 15, Walnut 2.0, whole genome shotgun sequence:
- the LOC108992344 gene encoding thylakoidal processing peptidase 1, chloroplastic-like, whose protein sequence is MAIRVTFNFSGFVAKNLASSAGLRAGHCRTAHECWFRPRTFGPNEKPELDTSGTVRNYRSDVNRPKPNNWGKNSASLYSTLAGEVLGDKCKSPIVLGLISIMKSTACASGTSATALGVFGVSPIKAQSIFPFLQGSNWLPSSNDSASGVVDKGGTKCCEESSEFKHKTFENSGWLSKILSFCSEDAKAVFTALTVSLMSQSFLAEPRSIPSSSMYPTLDVGDRVLAEKVSYFFRKPDVSDIVIFKAPILQEAGFCSGDVFIKRVVARAGDYVEVHDGKLYVNGDVRDENFILEPLAYEMDPVLVPEGSVFVMGDNRNNSFDSHNWGPLPIENIIGRSVFRYWPPSKVSDTIYEPQVGRKAVAVS, encoded by the exons ATGGCTATCCGGGTTACCTTCAACTTCTCTGGCTTTGTCGCCAAAAATCTAGCATCCTCGGCCGGCCTTCGGGCCGGCCATTGCCGCACCGCTCACGAGTGCTGGTTCCGTCCTCGGACCTTCGGTCCGAACGAGAAACCCGAGCTCGATACGTCGGGCACGGTGCGCAATTACCGATCCGATGTGAACCGTCCTAAACCGAATAACTGGGGCAAAAATTCGGCTTCTTTGTACTCCACTCTCGCCGGAGAGGTTCTCGGGGATAAGTGCAAAAGCCCGATTGTGCTGGGCTTGATTTCGATTATGAAGTCAACGGCCTGCGCGTCGGGTACGTCGGCCACGGCGCTCGGCGTTTTCGGGGTATCGCCCATTAAGGCCCAGTCGATTTTTCCCTTCTTACAGGGATCGAACTGGCTTCCTTCTAGTAACGACTCGGCTAGTGGGGTTGTGGATAAAGGGGGAACAAAGTGTTGTGAGGAGAGCTCAGAGTTCAAACACAAGACGTTTGAGAATAGCGGGTGGTTGTCGAAGATATTGAGTTTCTGTTCGGAGGATGCCAAGGCTGTGTTCACTGCTCTGACTGTGAGCTTGATGTCCCAGTCGTTTTTGGCGGAACCGAGATCGATTCCGTCATCTTCGATGTACCCTACACTGGATGTCGGCGACCGCGTATTGGCCGAGAAG GTTTCATACTTTTTCAGGAAGCCCGATGTTTCAGATATAGTAATTTTTAAGGCACCGATATTACAG GAGGCTGGCTTTTGTTCAGGCGATGTGTTCATCAAAAGAGTTGTGGCAAGGGCTGGAGACTATGTTGAG GTTCATGATGGAAAATTATATGTGAATGGTGATGTTCGAgatgaaaatttcattttagAGCCACTTGCTTATGAGATGGATCCTGTG CTTGTTCCTGAAGGTTCCGTCTTTGTGATGGGAGACAATCGCAACAACAGTTTTGATTCTCATAACTG GGGTCCGCTTCCTATAGAAAACATTATAGGGAGATCGGTGTTTCGTTATTGGCCTCCATCCAAAGTATCAGACACAATATATGAACCACAAGTGGGCAGGAAAGCAGTGGCAGTTTCTTGA